One stretch of Clavibacter californiensis DNA includes these proteins:
- a CDS encoding DUF885 domain-containing protein, whose protein sequence is MTTTPKAPRPQTDIDRIAEGWIDASLDLHPEERVYLGRPGREGEYGDMSPAGHAAHADAARAVVRQLARATPVDAIDEVTRMDLTRELELDVEMHDAGVHLSDLNVIASPAQGIREVFDISPTATADDWESIATRLGNVAGAVDGYIETLREGVRRGQVPAKRQIREVLGQVERQAAPDGFFRSFADEARPDAGELSASLSQDLGARSEEARSAYERLASFLGSELEPAGRDADAVGREQYALRSRSFLGAEVDLDETYEWGVGELARMVEEQEAIAREILPGASVLEAIAHLDGDASRKLHGTDALRAWMQETSDRAVEELGRTHFDIPQEIRALECMIAPTQEGGIYYSGPADDFSRPGRMWWSVPEGVTEFDTWRELTTVYHEGVPGHHLQIAQATYNKAELNTWRRFAGTSGHAEGWALYAERLMQELGYLDDPADRLGMLDGQRMRAARVVLDIGVHLGKTRPDGEGVWDAGFAFDFMGRNVNMDPSFVRFEVNRYLGWPGQAPSYKVGQRIWEDLRDESRRREGDAFDIRAFHRRALDVGGVGLDTLRAAVLR, encoded by the coding sequence ATGACGACGACGCCGAAGGCCCCCCGACCGCAGACGGACATCGACCGCATCGCCGAGGGCTGGATCGACGCCTCGCTCGACCTGCACCCCGAGGAGCGCGTCTACCTCGGCCGCCCCGGACGCGAGGGCGAGTACGGCGACATGTCGCCCGCGGGCCACGCGGCGCACGCCGACGCGGCTCGCGCGGTCGTCCGGCAGCTCGCCCGGGCCACGCCCGTCGACGCGATCGACGAGGTCACCCGCATGGACCTCACCCGGGAGCTGGAGCTCGACGTCGAGATGCACGACGCAGGCGTGCACCTCTCCGATCTCAACGTGATCGCGTCGCCCGCGCAGGGCATCCGCGAGGTGTTCGACATCTCGCCCACCGCCACCGCGGACGACTGGGAGAGCATCGCGACGCGGCTCGGCAACGTCGCCGGCGCGGTCGACGGCTACATCGAGACCCTGCGGGAGGGCGTCCGCCGCGGGCAGGTGCCGGCGAAGCGGCAGATCCGCGAGGTGCTCGGCCAGGTCGAGCGCCAGGCCGCGCCCGACGGGTTCTTCCGGTCCTTCGCCGACGAGGCGCGACCGGACGCCGGCGAGCTGTCCGCCTCCCTCAGCCAGGACCTCGGGGCGCGCTCCGAGGAGGCCCGGTCAGCGTACGAGCGGCTGGCGTCGTTCCTCGGCTCGGAGCTCGAGCCCGCGGGCCGCGACGCCGACGCCGTGGGTCGCGAGCAGTACGCGCTGCGGTCGCGCTCGTTCCTCGGCGCCGAGGTCGACCTCGACGAGACCTATGAGTGGGGCGTGGGCGAGCTCGCCCGCATGGTGGAGGAGCAGGAGGCCATCGCCCGCGAGATCCTCCCCGGCGCGAGCGTGCTCGAGGCCATCGCCCACCTCGACGGCGACGCCTCGCGCAAGCTGCACGGGACGGACGCCCTCCGCGCGTGGATGCAGGAGACGAGCGACCGCGCGGTGGAGGAGCTCGGCCGCACGCACTTCGACATCCCCCAGGAGATCCGCGCGCTCGAGTGCATGATCGCCCCCACGCAGGAGGGCGGCATCTACTACTCCGGCCCCGCCGACGACTTCAGCCGCCCCGGCCGCATGTGGTGGTCGGTGCCCGAGGGCGTCACGGAGTTCGACACCTGGCGCGAGCTGACGACCGTCTACCACGAGGGCGTCCCCGGCCACCACCTGCAGATCGCGCAGGCCACCTACAACAAGGCGGAGCTCAACACGTGGCGCCGCTTCGCCGGCACGTCGGGACATGCGGAGGGCTGGGCCCTCTACGCCGAGCGCCTGATGCAGGAGCTGGGCTACCTCGACGACCCGGCCGACCGCCTCGGGATGCTCGACGGGCAGCGGATGCGCGCCGCCCGCGTGGTGCTCGACATCGGCGTCCACCTCGGCAAGACGCGCCCCGACGGCGAGGGCGTCTGGGACGCCGGCTTCGCATTCGACTTCATGGGCCGGAACGTCAACATGGATCCGTCCTTCGTGCGCTTCGAGGTCAACCGCTACCTCGGCTGGCCCGGCCAGGCCCCCTCCTACAAGGTCGGCCAGCGCATCTGGGAGGACCTCCGCGACGAGTCGCGCCGGCGGGAGGGCGACGCGTTCGACATCCGCGCGTTCCACCGCCGCGCGCTCGACGTGGGCGGCGTCGGCCTCGACACGCTGCGGGCGGCGGTCCTCCGCTGA
- the uvrC gene encoding excinuclease ABC subunit UvrC, whose translation MARTDTVGYRPAAGEIPTSPGVYRFRDAADRVLYVGKANNLRARLANYFAPLESLHERTRRMVTSAAGVEWTVVGSEFEALQLEFTWIKEFDPPFNVKFRDDKSYPYLAVTLGEDYPRVMVTRNRKIRGAKYFGPYTKVWAIRETVDHLLKVFPMRSCSESTFKRARQTNRPCLLGDIGRCAAPCVGRVSDEEHREIADDFVSFMGGNDSKYVGQLTQRMKDAAAEMDYEAAARHRDDIGALEAALSKTAVVFDDRVDADVFGIAADELAAAVQQFMVRGGRIRGTRTWVVDKELDIGIGELVETVLHNAYEDEAHPPREVLVPELPADAAELELWLSQRRAAGEDDGTVRRGRPSSWQVDLRVAQRGDKAALAHTAATNAQNALMLYKTRRSSDFTTRSKALADIQEALGMPDAPLRMECYDVSHLSGTNIVASMVVFEDGLPRKDQYRRFNIADSTDDTESIHQVITRRLAYLGKEAEVPADAAPPELGEAPPVNKFSYSPNLLIVDGGQPQVAAAQRALEESGVTGIQLAGIAKRLEEIWLPDSDYPIILPRNSDALFLIQRIRDEAHRFAITHQRARRKRDITSVLNEIPGLGPSRVQRLLQQFGSVAKLKQAEVEEIAAVRTIGPTLAQAVYERLRS comes from the coding sequence ATGGCCCGCACCGACACCGTCGGCTACCGCCCGGCGGCGGGGGAGATCCCCACGTCGCCGGGCGTGTACCGCTTCCGCGACGCCGCCGACCGCGTGCTCTACGTGGGCAAGGCCAACAACCTCCGCGCGCGGCTCGCGAACTACTTCGCTCCCCTGGAGAGCCTGCACGAGCGCACGCGCCGGATGGTCACGTCGGCTGCCGGCGTCGAGTGGACCGTGGTCGGCAGCGAGTTCGAGGCGCTCCAGCTCGAGTTCACCTGGATCAAGGAGTTCGACCCGCCGTTCAACGTCAAGTTCCGGGACGACAAGTCCTACCCCTACCTGGCCGTGACGCTCGGCGAGGACTACCCCCGGGTCATGGTCACGCGCAATCGGAAGATCCGCGGCGCCAAGTACTTCGGCCCGTACACCAAGGTCTGGGCCATCCGCGAGACGGTCGACCACCTGCTCAAGGTGTTCCCGATGCGGTCCTGCTCCGAGAGCACGTTCAAGCGCGCCCGGCAGACGAACCGGCCCTGCCTGCTCGGCGACATCGGCCGCTGCGCCGCCCCGTGCGTCGGCCGCGTCTCCGACGAGGAGCACCGCGAGATCGCGGACGACTTCGTGAGCTTCATGGGCGGGAACGACTCGAAGTACGTGGGGCAGCTCACGCAGCGGATGAAGGACGCCGCGGCGGAGATGGACTACGAGGCCGCCGCCCGCCACCGCGACGACATCGGCGCGCTCGAGGCCGCCCTCTCCAAGACCGCCGTCGTGTTCGACGATCGGGTGGACGCCGACGTCTTCGGCATCGCCGCCGACGAGCTGGCCGCGGCCGTGCAGCAGTTCATGGTCCGCGGCGGCCGCATCCGCGGCACGCGCACCTGGGTCGTCGACAAGGAGCTCGACATCGGCATCGGCGAGCTCGTCGAGACCGTGCTGCACAACGCCTACGAGGACGAGGCGCACCCTCCGCGCGAGGTCCTCGTCCCCGAGCTGCCCGCCGACGCCGCCGAGCTCGAGCTCTGGCTCAGCCAGCGGCGCGCCGCGGGGGAGGACGACGGCACCGTGCGCCGCGGCCGCCCGAGCTCCTGGCAGGTCGACCTCCGGGTCGCCCAGCGTGGTGACAAGGCGGCGCTCGCGCACACCGCCGCGACCAACGCGCAGAACGCGCTCATGCTCTACAAGACGCGCCGCAGCTCCGACTTCACCACCCGGTCGAAGGCCCTCGCCGACATCCAGGAGGCGCTCGGCATGCCCGACGCGCCGCTGCGGATGGAGTGCTACGACGTATCGCACCTCAGTGGCACCAACATCGTCGCGTCCATGGTCGTCTTCGAGGACGGCCTGCCGCGCAAGGACCAGTACCGCCGCTTCAACATCGCCGACTCCACGGACGACACCGAGTCGATCCACCAGGTCATCACGCGCCGGCTCGCGTACCTCGGCAAGGAGGCCGAGGTCCCGGCCGACGCCGCGCCGCCCGAGCTCGGCGAGGCACCGCCCGTGAACAAGTTCTCGTACAGCCCCAACCTGCTCATCGTCGACGGCGGGCAACCGCAGGTGGCCGCGGCCCAGCGGGCGCTCGAGGAGTCGGGCGTGACCGGGATCCAGCTCGCCGGCATCGCCAAGCGCCTCGAGGAGATCTGGCTCCCGGACTCCGACTACCCGATCATCCTGCCGCGCAACAGCGACGCGCTCTTCCTCATCCAGCGCATCCGCGACGAGGCCCACCGGTTCGCCATCACGCACCAGCGGGCCCGCCGGAAGCGCGACATCACGTCGGTGCTCAACGAGATCCCGGGGCTCGGGCCGTCGCGCGTGCAGCGGCTGCTGCAGCAGTTCGGGTCCGTGGCCAAGCTGAAGCAGGCGGAGGTCGAGGAGATCGCGGCCGTGCGCACCATCGGGCCGACCCTCGCGCAGGCCGTGTACGAGCGGCTCCGCTCGTGA
- the uvrA gene encoding excinuclease ABC subunit UvrA — protein MSISPVESSSLLSVRGARVHNLRDVDLDIPRDSLVVFTGLSGSGKSSLAFDTIFAEGQRRYVESLSAYARQFLGQVDRPDVDFIEGLSPAVSIDQKSTNRNPRSTVGTITEIFDYMRLLWARIGVAHCPVCGERISRQTVQQIADQLMELETGTRYQVVSPIVSQKKGEFVDLFAELASGGYSRAIVDGELIQLSSPPKLKKQYKHDISVVVDRLVASDDILGRLTDSLETALRLTDGIVMIDFVDVDGPGGLRTYSEKLSCPNNHPIQLTEIEPRTFSFNAPFGACPECSGLGTRMSVDQELLIGDESLSIADGVILPWTTQGKGLFQYYEKLLAGLARDLKFSLTTPWRKLPEEVREAVLRGNDFEVQVKWKNRYGREMTYSSGFEGVMPYIERQFAQAETDNQRARWGEYLREIPCPVCDGKRLKPEVLAVLVHGANIADVAEMSLSDAQEFMAQLELTDREAHIAAQVLREIRVRLEFLIEVGLNYLNLARAAASLSGGEAQRIRLATQIGSGLTGVLYVLDEPSIGLHQRDNRRLIETLVKLRDLGNTLIVVEHDEDTIRTADWIVDIGPGAGVNGGKVVHSGSYEGLIENRESLTGDYLAGRRAIATPAKRRKVDKKRQIQVVGARANNLQNVTATFPLGTLTAVTGVSGSGKSSLVNDILYRVLANELNGARKVPGKHSRVTGLENLDKVVHVDQNPIGRTPRSNPATYTGVFDRIRNLFAETTEAKARGYLPGRFSFNVKGGRCEACSGDGTIKIEMNFLPDVYVACEVCGGARYNRDTLSVHYKGKSIAEVLDMSISEAAEFFEPIQAIHRFMKTLVDVGLGYVRLGQSATTLSGGEAQRVKLSTELQRRSNGRSIYVLDEPTTGLHFEDVRKLLLVLNGLVDKGNTVIVIEHNLDVIKSADWLIDMGPEGGAGGGTVLATGTPEHLATVPESYTGGFLKEVLDAEAEASAVASQRAREERAAG, from the coding sequence GTGTCAATCTCCCCCGTCGAGTCCTCCTCCCTCCTCAGCGTGCGCGGCGCCCGCGTCCACAACCTCCGCGATGTCGACCTCGACATCCCGCGCGACTCGCTCGTCGTCTTCACGGGTCTGTCGGGGTCCGGCAAGTCATCGCTCGCGTTCGACACCATCTTCGCCGAGGGCCAGCGCCGCTACGTCGAGTCGCTGTCCGCGTACGCGCGCCAGTTCCTCGGGCAGGTGGACCGGCCCGACGTCGACTTCATCGAGGGCCTGAGCCCCGCGGTCTCCATCGACCAGAAGTCGACGAACCGCAACCCGCGCTCCACGGTGGGCACCATCACCGAGATCTTCGACTACATGCGCCTGCTCTGGGCGCGCATCGGCGTCGCGCACTGCCCCGTCTGCGGCGAGCGCATCTCGCGCCAGACCGTCCAGCAGATCGCCGACCAGCTCATGGAGCTCGAGACCGGCACCAGGTACCAGGTCGTCAGCCCCATCGTGTCGCAGAAGAAGGGCGAGTTCGTCGACCTGTTCGCGGAGCTCGCCTCCGGCGGGTACTCGCGGGCCATCGTCGACGGCGAGCTCATCCAGCTCAGCTCGCCGCCCAAGCTCAAGAAGCAGTACAAGCACGACATCTCGGTCGTCGTCGACCGCCTGGTCGCGAGCGACGACATCCTCGGACGCCTGACGGACTCGCTCGAGACCGCGCTCCGGCTCACCGACGGCATCGTGATGATCGACTTCGTCGACGTCGACGGCCCCGGAGGCCTGCGGACGTACTCCGAGAAGCTCTCCTGCCCGAACAACCACCCCATCCAGCTCACCGAGATCGAGCCCCGCACCTTCTCGTTCAACGCGCCCTTCGGCGCCTGCCCCGAGTGCTCGGGCCTCGGCACGCGCATGTCGGTGGACCAGGAGCTGCTCATCGGCGACGAGTCGCTGAGCATCGCCGACGGAGTCATCCTCCCGTGGACCACGCAGGGCAAGGGCCTCTTCCAGTACTACGAGAAGCTGCTCGCCGGCCTCGCGCGCGACCTCAAGTTCTCGCTCACGACGCCCTGGCGGAAGCTGCCCGAGGAGGTCCGCGAGGCCGTCCTGCGGGGCAACGACTTCGAGGTCCAGGTCAAGTGGAAGAACCGCTACGGCCGCGAGATGACCTACTCGTCGGGCTTCGAGGGCGTCATGCCCTACATCGAGCGCCAGTTCGCCCAGGCGGAGACCGACAACCAGCGCGCCCGCTGGGGCGAGTACCTCCGCGAGATCCCCTGCCCGGTCTGCGACGGCAAGCGGCTGAAGCCCGAGGTCCTCGCGGTGCTCGTGCACGGCGCGAACATCGCCGACGTCGCGGAGATGAGCCTCTCGGACGCGCAGGAGTTCATGGCCCAGCTCGAGCTGACCGACCGCGAGGCGCACATCGCCGCGCAGGTGCTGCGGGAGATCCGCGTGCGCCTCGAGTTCCTCATCGAGGTCGGCCTGAACTACCTCAACCTCGCGCGTGCGGCGGCCTCGCTCTCCGGCGGCGAGGCGCAGCGCATCCGCCTGGCCACGCAGATCGGCTCGGGGCTCACGGGGGTGCTCTACGTGCTGGACGAGCCGTCCATCGGCCTGCACCAGCGCGACAACCGACGCCTCATCGAGACCCTCGTCAAGCTGCGCGACCTCGGCAACACGCTGATCGTCGTCGAGCACGACGAGGACACCATCCGCACCGCCGACTGGATCGTCGACATCGGCCCGGGCGCGGGAGTCAACGGCGGCAAGGTCGTGCACTCCGGCTCCTACGAGGGCCTCATCGAGAACCGCGAGTCGCTCACGGGCGACTACCTCGCCGGCCGCCGCGCCATCGCGACGCCCGCGAAGCGCCGCAAGGTCGACAAGAAGCGGCAGATCCAGGTCGTCGGCGCGCGCGCCAACAACCTGCAGAACGTGACGGCGACCTTCCCGCTCGGCACGCTCACGGCCGTCACGGGCGTCAGCGGATCCGGCAAGTCGTCGCTCGTGAACGACATCCTCTACCGCGTGCTCGCCAACGAGCTCAACGGCGCCCGCAAGGTCCCGGGCAAGCACTCGCGCGTCACGGGGCTCGAGAACCTCGACAAGGTCGTGCACGTCGACCAGAACCCCATCGGCCGCACCCCGCGCTCGAACCCGGCCACCTACACGGGCGTGTTCGACCGGATCCGCAACCTCTTCGCCGAGACGACCGAGGCCAAGGCCCGCGGCTACCTCCCCGGCCGCTTCAGCTTCAACGTCAAGGGCGGGCGCTGCGAGGCGTGCTCGGGCGACGGCACCATCAAGATCGAGATGAACTTCCTGCCCGACGTGTACGTGGCGTGCGAGGTCTGCGGGGGAGCGCGGTACAACCGCGACACCCTCAGCGTCCACTACAAGGGCAAGAGCATCGCCGAGGTGCTCGACATGTCCATCAGCGAGGCGGCGGAGTTCTTCGAGCCGATCCAGGCCATCCACCGCTTCATGAAGACGCTGGTCGACGTGGGCCTCGGCTACGTGCGGCTCGGCCAGAGCGCCACGACGCTCTCCGGCGGCGAGGCGCAGCGCGTCAAGCTGTCCACCGAGCTGCAGCGCCGGTCGAACGGCCGGAGCATCTACGTGCTCGACGAGCCGACCACCGGTCTCCACTTCGAGGACGTGCGGAAGCTCCTCCTCGTGCTGAACGGTCTGGTCGACAAGGGGAACACCGTCATCGTCATCGAGCACAACCTCGACGTCATCAAGTCCGCCGACTGGCTCATCGACATGGGCCCAGAGGGCGGCGCGGGCGGCGGCACGGTGCTCGCCACCGGCACGCCCGAGCACCTGGCCACCGTGCCGGAGAGCTACACGGGCGGCTTCCTCAAGGAGGTCCTCGACGCCGAGGCCGAGGCCTCCGCGGTCGCGTCCCAGCGCGCGCGCGAGGAGCGCGCGGCCGGCTGA
- the coaE gene encoding dephospho-CoA kinase, translated as MQVIGLTGGIAAGKTVVADRLAELGAVRIDADRLAREVVEPGTPALAEIARRFGPGVIAADGSLDRPALGAVVFQDPDARRDLEAITHPAVRALSAARMAAAGEADADAVVVYDIPLLVESGRVDEFDRIVVVHAPREERIRRLVELRGMSAEEAERRIASQATDEERLAVADEVVDSGISLASTLAQTDRLWANLSDGVGGRS; from the coding sequence ATGCAGGTGATCGGATTGACGGGCGGCATCGCCGCGGGCAAGACGGTGGTGGCCGACCGCCTGGCGGAGCTGGGGGCCGTGCGCATCGACGCCGACCGGCTCGCCCGCGAGGTCGTGGAGCCCGGCACCCCCGCCCTCGCGGAGATCGCACGTCGCTTCGGGCCCGGCGTGATCGCCGCCGACGGATCCCTCGACCGGCCCGCGCTCGGCGCGGTCGTGTTCCAGGACCCGGACGCGCGACGCGACCTCGAGGCCATCACGCACCCCGCGGTGCGCGCGCTGTCCGCCGCGCGCATGGCCGCGGCGGGGGAGGCGGACGCCGACGCGGTCGTCGTCTACGACATCCCGCTCCTCGTGGAGTCCGGCCGCGTCGACGAGTTCGACCGGATCGTCGTGGTCCACGCGCCGCGCGAGGAGCGGATCCGCCGCCTCGTCGAGCTGCGCGGTATGTCGGCCGAGGAGGCCGAGCGCCGCATCGCGTCGCAGGCCACCGACGAGGAGCGCCTCGCCGTCGCCGACGAGGTCGTCGACTCCGGCATCTCGCTCGCGTCGACGCTCGCGCAGACGGATCGGCTCTGGGCGAACCTGTCCGACGGTGTCGGTGGCCGCTCGTAG
- the uvrB gene encoding excinuclease ABC subunit UvrB encodes MQPTRSVRPFKVVSDYSPSGDQPTAIAELAGRVNAGEPDVVLLGATGTGKSATAAWLIEQVQRPTLILAHNKTLAAQLATEFRELMPDNAVEYFVSYYDYYQPEAYVPQTDTFIEKDSSVNAEVERLRHSTTNSLLSRRDVVVVSTVSCIYGLGQPEQYMNAMVALQVGMQINRDTLIRKFVSMQYQRNDVDFSRGNFRVRGDTIEIIPMYEELAIRIEMFGDEIEALYQLHPLTGDVVRKMDSVSVFPGSHYVAETEVMQRAIGTIQEELEARLAVLEREGKLLEAQRLRMRTNFDIEMMQQIGFCSGIENYSRHIDGRDAGEAPHCLLDYFPDDFLVVIDESHVTVPQIGAMFEGDSSRKRTLVEHGFRLPSALDNRPLKWNEFTERVPQTVYMSATPGKYELGMGDGVVEQIIRPTGLIDPAIVVKPTKGQIDDLLEQIRIRVEKDERILVTTLTKKMAEELTDYFAEAGVRVRYLHSDVDTLRRVELLSELRAGVYDVLVGINLLREGLDLPEVSLVAILDADKEGFLRSSTSLIQTIGRAARNVSGEVHMYADVLTDSMKRAIEETDRRREKQVAYNTEHGIDPTPLRKRIADITEILAREGEDTKKMLEGRGGGKRSPTPNLRREGKAAAGANELETIISDLNDQMLQAAGELKFELAARLRDELGDLKRELRQMEKAGHLS; translated from the coding sequence ATGCAGCCCACCCGTTCCGTGCGCCCGTTCAAGGTCGTCAGTGACTACTCCCCGAGCGGCGACCAGCCCACGGCCATCGCGGAGCTGGCGGGCCGGGTCAACGCCGGCGAGCCCGACGTCGTCCTCCTGGGCGCCACCGGAACGGGGAAGTCGGCCACGGCCGCCTGGCTCATCGAGCAGGTCCAGCGGCCCACGCTGATCCTCGCCCACAACAAGACGCTCGCCGCCCAGCTCGCCACCGAGTTCCGCGAGCTCATGCCGGACAACGCGGTCGAGTACTTCGTCTCCTACTACGACTACTACCAGCCCGAGGCCTACGTCCCGCAGACGGACACCTTCATCGAGAAGGACTCGTCGGTCAACGCCGAGGTCGAGCGCCTCCGCCACTCCACGACCAACTCGCTCCTCAGCCGCCGCGACGTCGTGGTGGTCAGCACGGTGTCGTGCATCTACGGCCTCGGCCAGCCGGAGCAGTACATGAACGCCATGGTCGCGCTCCAGGTCGGGATGCAGATCAACCGCGACACGCTCATCCGCAAGTTCGTGTCCATGCAGTACCAGCGCAACGACGTCGACTTCTCGCGCGGCAACTTCCGTGTGCGCGGCGACACCATCGAGATCATCCCGATGTACGAGGAGCTGGCCATCCGCATCGAGATGTTCGGCGACGAGATCGAGGCGCTCTACCAGCTGCACCCGCTCACGGGCGACGTGGTCCGCAAGATGGATTCGGTGTCCGTGTTCCCGGGCTCCCACTACGTGGCCGAGACCGAGGTCATGCAGCGGGCCATCGGCACCATCCAGGAGGAGCTCGAGGCGCGGCTCGCCGTGCTCGAGCGCGAGGGCAAGCTGCTCGAGGCCCAGCGGCTGCGCATGCGCACCAACTTCGACATCGAGATGATGCAGCAGATCGGCTTCTGCTCCGGCATCGAGAACTACTCCCGCCACATCGACGGGCGCGACGCGGGGGAGGCCCCGCACTGCCTGCTCGACTACTTCCCGGACGACTTCCTGGTCGTCATCGACGAGTCGCACGTCACCGTGCCGCAGATCGGCGCCATGTTCGAGGGCGACTCGTCGCGCAAGCGCACGCTCGTCGAGCACGGCTTCCGCCTGCCGAGCGCGCTCGACAACCGGCCGCTGAAGTGGAACGAGTTCACGGAGCGCGTGCCGCAGACCGTGTACATGTCGGCGACGCCCGGCAAGTACGAGCTCGGCATGGGCGACGGCGTGGTGGAGCAGATCATCCGACCGACAGGCCTCATCGACCCGGCCATCGTCGTCAAGCCCACCAAGGGCCAGATCGACGACCTGCTGGAGCAGATCCGCATCCGCGTGGAGAAGGACGAGCGCATCCTCGTCACCACGCTCACGAAGAAGATGGCGGAGGAGCTCACCGACTACTTTGCCGAGGCCGGGGTGCGCGTGCGCTACCTCCACTCGGACGTCGACACCCTGCGCCGCGTCGAGCTGCTCAGCGAGCTGCGAGCCGGCGTGTACGACGTGCTCGTGGGCATCAACCTGCTGCGCGAGGGCCTCGACCTCCCGGAGGTGTCGCTCGTCGCGATCCTCGACGCCGACAAGGAGGGCTTCCTGCGGTCGTCCACGTCGCTCATCCAGACCATCGGCCGCGCGGCGCGCAACGTGTCGGGCGAGGTGCACATGTACGCCGACGTGCTGACGGACAGCATGAAGCGCGCCATCGAGGAGACCGACCGGCGCCGCGAGAAGCAGGTCGCCTACAACACCGAGCACGGCATCGACCCCACCCCCCTGCGCAAGCGCATCGCCGACATCACCGAGATCCTGGCGCGCGAGGGCGAGGACACGAAGAAGATGCTCGAGGGGCGCGGCGGCGGCAAGCGCTCGCCCACCCCGAACCTCCGACGCGAGGGCAAGGCGGCCGCGGGAGCGAACGAGCTGGAGACGATCATCTCCGACCTCAACGACCAGATGCTCCAGGCGGCGGGCGAGCTCAAGTTCGAGCTGGCCGCACGGCTGCGCGACGAGCTGGGCGACCTGAAGCGCGAGCTCCGGCAGATGGAGAAGGCCGGCCACCTGTCCTGA
- the rpsA gene encoding 30S ribosomal protein S1: MTIATTDKAPKQVAINDIGSAEDFLAAVEKTLKFFNDGDLIEGTVVKIDRDEVLIDVGYKTEGVIPSRELSIKHDVDPTEVVKVGDTVEALVLQKEDKEGRLILSKKRAQYERAWGDVEKIKESDGVVTGTVIEVVKGGLIVDIGLRGFLPASLIELRRVRDLTPYLGQEIEAKILELDKNRNNVVLSRRALLEQTQSESRSTFLNNLQKGQVRKGVVSSIVNFGAFVDLGGVDGLVHVSELSWKHIEHASEVVEVGQEVTVEILEVDLDRERVSLSLKATQEDPWQVFARTHAIGQVAPGKVTKLVPFGAFVRVAEGIEGLVHISELSGKHVELAEQVVSVGDEVFVKVIDIDLERRRISLSLKQANDGVDPEGTEFDPALYGMLTEYDDQGNYKYPEGFDPETNEWKEGFESQRETWEQQYAAAQARWEAHKKQVAAAAEAEAADTGITSAGPGFTSDSTGAGTLADDESLAALREKLSSSK; the protein is encoded by the coding sequence ATGACAATCGCAACGACCGACAAGGCGCCCAAGCAGGTCGCGATCAACGACATCGGATCTGCTGAGGACTTCCTCGCCGCGGTCGAGAAGACACTGAAGTTCTTCAACGACGGAGACCTCATCGAGGGCACCGTCGTGAAGATCGATCGGGACGAGGTCCTGATCGACGTCGGCTACAAGACCGAGGGCGTCATCCCCTCGCGTGAGCTGTCGATCAAGCACGACGTCGACCCCACGGAGGTCGTCAAGGTCGGCGACACCGTCGAGGCCCTCGTCCTCCAGAAGGAGGACAAGGAAGGCCGTCTGATCCTGTCCAAGAAGCGCGCGCAGTACGAGCGTGCGTGGGGCGACGTGGAGAAGATCAAGGAGTCCGACGGCGTCGTCACCGGCACCGTCATCGAGGTCGTCAAGGGCGGCCTCATCGTGGACATCGGCCTCCGCGGCTTCCTCCCGGCCTCGCTCATCGAGCTGCGCCGCGTCCGCGACCTCACGCCGTACCTCGGCCAGGAGATCGAGGCCAAGATCCTCGAGCTCGACAAGAACCGCAACAACGTGGTCCTGTCGCGCCGTGCGCTCCTCGAGCAGACGCAGTCCGAGAGCCGCAGCACGTTCCTCAACAACCTCCAGAAGGGCCAGGTCCGCAAGGGCGTGGTCTCCTCGATCGTCAACTTCGGTGCGTTCGTGGACCTGGGCGGCGTCGACGGTCTCGTGCACGTCTCCGAGCTCAGCTGGAAGCACATCGAGCACGCCAGCGAGGTCGTCGAGGTGGGCCAGGAGGTGACCGTCGAGATCCTCGAGGTCGACCTGGACCGCGAGCGCGTCTCGCTGTCGCTCAAGGCGACGCAGGAGGACCCGTGGCAGGTCTTCGCCCGCACGCACGCCATCGGCCAGGTCGCGCCCGGCAAGGTCACCAAGCTGGTGCCGTTCGGTGCGTTCGTCCGCGTGGCCGAGGGCATCGAGGGCCTCGTGCACATCTCGGAGCTCTCCGGCAAGCACGTCGAGCTCGCGGAGCAGGTCGTGTCCGTCGGCGACGAGGTGTTCGTCAAGGTCATCGACATCGACCTCGAGCGTCGCCGCATCTCGCTGAGCCTCAAGCAGGCCAACGACGGCGTCGACCCCGAGGGCACCGAGTTCGACCCCGCCCTCTACGGCATGCTCACCGAGTACGACGACCAGGGGAACTACAAGTACCCCGAGGGCTTCGACCCGGAGACCAACGAGTGGAAGGAAGGCTTCGAGTCGCAGCGCGAGACCTGGGAGCAGCAGTACGCCGCAGCCCAGGCCCGCTGGGAGGCCCACAAGAAGCAGGTCGCGGCGGCAGCCGAGGCCGAGGCGGCCGACACGGGCATCACGTCCGCCGGCCCCGGCTTCACGAGCGACTCGACGGGCGCCGGCACGCTGGCGGACGACGAGAGCCTCGCCGCCCTGCGCGAGAAGCTGTCCAGCTCGAAGTAG